Proteins encoded together in one Canis aureus isolate CA01 chromosome 21, VMU_Caureus_v.1.0, whole genome shotgun sequence window:
- the PELI3 gene encoding E3 ubiquitin-protein ligase pellino homolog 3 isoform X3, with translation MHHISTPLVSKALSNRGQHSISYTLSRSHSVIVEYTHDSDTDMFQIGRSTENMIDFVVTDTSPGGGAAEGPSAQSTISRYACRILCDRRPPYTARIYAAGFDASSNIFLGERAAKWRTPDGLMDGLTTNGVLVMHPAGGFSEDSAPGVWREISVCGNVYTLRDSRSAQQRGKLVENESNVLQDGSLIDLCGATLLWRTPAGLLRAPTLKQLEAQRQEANAARPQCPVGLSTLAFPSPARGRTAPDKQQPWVYVRCGHVHGYHGWGCRRERGPQERECPLCRLVGPYVPLWLGQEAGLCLDPGPPSHAFAPCGHVCSEKTARYWAQTPLPHGTHAFHAACPFCGAWLTGEHGCVRLIFQGPLD, from the exons ATGCACCACATCTCCACACCACTCGTTTCCAAG GCACTGAGTAACCGTGGCCAGCACAGCATCTCGTACACACTGTCCCGGAGCCACTCGGTCATAGTTGAATACACACATGACAGCGACACGGATATGTTCCAG ATCGGCCGTTCCACGGAGAACATGATCGATTTTGTGGTAACAGATACATCCCCTGGAGGAGGGGCTGCTGAGGGCCCCTCAGCCCAGAGTACCATCTCTCGCTATGCCTGCCGCATCCTCTGTGACCGCCGGCCACCCTATACTGCCCGCATCTATGCCGCTGGCTTTGATGCTTCCAGCAACATCTTCCTTGGA GAGCGGGCGGCCAAGTGGCGGACCCCTGACGGCCTGATGGACGGTTTAACCACCAATGGGGTCCTGGTGATGCACCCAGCAGGCGGCTTCTCTGAGGACTCAGCCCCGGGTGTCTGGAGGGAGATATCAGTCTGTGGGAACGTGTACACTCTGAGGGACAGCCGCTCTGCACAACAACGAGGGAAGCTG GTGGAAAATGAGTCCAATGTGCTACAGGACGGCTCCCTCATTGACCTGTGTGGGGCCACACTGCTGTGGCGCACGCCAGCAGGGCTGCTGAGGGCACCGACGCTGAAGCAGCTGGAGGCCCAGCGGCAGGAGGCGAATGCGGCACGGCCCCAGTGCCCTGTGGGCCTCAGCACTCTGGCCTTCCCCAGTCCGGCCCGTGGCCGCACGGCACCCGACAAGCAGCAGCCTTGGGTCTACGTCCGGTGTGGCCATGTCCACGGCTACCATGGCTGGGGCTGCAGGAGAGAGCGGGGCCCCCAGGAGCGCGAGTGTCCTCTCTGTCGCCTTGTGGGGCCCTACGTCCCTCTGTGGCTTGGCCAGGAGGCCGGCCTCTGTCTGGACCCTGGGCCACCAAGCCATGCCTTTGCACCCTGCGGCCATGTCTGTTCTGAGAAGACTGCCCGCTACTGGGCCCAGACACCACTGCCCCATGGCACCCATGCTTTCCATGCTGCCTGCCCTTTTTGTGGGGCCTGGCTCACTGGTGAGCATGGCTGTGTCCGCCTCATTTTCCAGGGGCCACTGGACTAG